The window TTAAAAtggttaataaaaaaatcaagagtcATAAGTTGACAATATTCCGTTAGATATTTCCTCTCATTTTACAGTTTATCTACAAAATAGTGCCTAAACACTGTTTTCATCCGTCTTAAGATGAATCATTACGTTGTGCCGTTTGCCATGTATTGGGTAATTGGAGGGAGTTGGTTATATTTTGAGGTTAAGACCCTTTCTCTGAATTTAATTCACAAGATTTAATGTCTTTATGTGTGTTTTCTGGTTTCACCTTCACACTtatttaagggtttttttttttttggtggctaTACGAATTAATCCTATAGCTGATCAACTTTGTTTTTTCAAAGTTCTAAGGTACGAGGTTTCCCTGTTTTCATGCATTAATCTAAATCCTCACATCACCtggaaagggaagaaaacaCTTTCCTTGTTACATTGGATTAAATGGTCTGTTTAGAAATTTAATTCTAAGTTGTTTACCAATTGCGTTCATATTTGTTGCTATATGTAAAGGAAAATTTGTCTTTACACTTATCCGTTTTGGAAGGGCTTCCTAAACGGTTCACCTTTTGGAGACTACGTGGAAAGATGATGTGGAAAGTCAGACTgttggatagagaggacatgATCTGGATCAGCCATGTGTCAAATTCCAGTGCCTAACTCAATATACCATCCCATGCATTAGCATGCACACTGACAGAGCTCTGACCATTGTTGTGCACTCTCCCTTTGTCCTggattttcaaatttcttttttgcCACGTGGCAAACTCCAATTGGGATGAACTTGGCATGTGAGAAGGGATGACCAGGGGGTCTACCTGTCTGCTGTTTAGGAAACCCTTACCCTTAATAAAACATATGAATGCTAGTAGTTCCGTTCATGCTTGAACCAGTTTTGACTTTACACATCTGTGATTGAACCAATTCCTTTTGCAGCTTGCTGGAGTTGTTGCTGTTGAGGTCACTGGAGGCCCCACCATTGACTTTGTTCCTGGAAGAAAGGTATCTTAGTGTGACGTATCATACCAAAGTAGCTGGTATACGTCTTTTTTCTTCAGTAACAAGTTTTATATTTGCATCAGGACTCATTGGCTTCTCCCAAAGAAGGTCGACTTCCAGATGCTAAGAAAGGTCTGTCAATACCCCTTTGATATGGTGACATTCACATGAAGCCATTAGCCTTTcagctacttttttttttttttttttagcagaaAGAATGTTTATGGCAGTTGGAGTGCATAGCAAATTGGCCAGCTAGACAATTGCTTGTATTGTTGGGCTGAGTTTGAGGTCTAATGCATAAATaattatggtttaggattttcatttaGTCTAGCACTAGCTCAGTTGTATTTCATTGTGGACTTAATTAAGAAAGGCGACACCAAGTCGGGGTTGCCTTATCGCCTCAAAGTATGTGTtcgaattaaaaaaatttccaaacttGCAAGTGTGGCAATTGTGGTGACCCAAGATGTTTAGTGTCAGCTTCTCAAATTATaattcaaaagaagaagaaaaaaagggtgagAAAGGAGTAACTTTTAAAAGCCTAAAGCTTTGTTCATTTAACCTTTGTAAATTGTGTACAATGTTCAAAACATTTTGGAATTGCTTCATGCAAATTCTTGTCAAATTCTAGTCAGAGAGATATTGGTGTTGCTTTTCATTCTTTCTGTAGTGCATATGTAGACACTGACATGCAAATCGGTATTATGGATTTTGGTTGGTTGTGTCTTCAACCCTAATTTCACCTTGGCCCACAAAGTGGGTTACAAAGGGGACTAGCAATGATAGTCTTATTACCTCCTATTGACCGTGAGGAGTTCGATATGAGTTAGCAAAGTTCATGAGCTTCTTGATGCCAGATGTTTAATGGAATGAGTATACAAGTATCTGTAATGGGTTGGACCCTGTCACCAGATTGTGTTGGATGACTCGGGTGTAAATCTGCCATATTTAGggagttttattttatatatcgTATTGTGAAAGAACAGTGAGAGGGGTGTTCAATACAGTTGAAAGGCAATGGAGTCAAGAAAGGTAACAAATCAGGTCctttcaaaagtttcagtttGTTTGTTTATTGTTGTTTCTTAGTTTGAGTTGGAGTTCAAAATTAAGTCTCTATAAAGGCTGCGAACTTCCATTGAGAGTAATTGTCTTCCTGAATTTTTGAGGATTAAATGGAGATCAATTGATTATGTTCTGGCTTCAAATTTCTGTGCtggttttatttttacaaaCTTGAATGGGTGAAATGTTGATAAAATATgttgcttttcttctttttgagaTTAATTGGTAGATTTTTAGTTTCATATATAAGATCTATTCAAAGTGCTGAtgatttttttaagagaaaacaTTAAACTTGGGGCTTAGAACAGGTTTCTTTGAGCCTGGAAATCAGACATGTTAAAGGCCTTGGGAACCCTGGTATATAGCTCCGAGTTAATGATATTTCAGGCTTAAGTATTACTATGAGCGTGCGTGCTTCCAAATACTAACGCTCATCTCAATTTTAGTTGATTTGGCTATTTGATCTTCTAGTTAACTTCACTATTTTGAGAATGATTTTCTCTCGGCTATTCAATTTATTGTCTATCTTTGGTTGTTCAATCTGGAAATTCTTCTGTTGCATATTCTGATGAGGGTGTTGACTGATTGCCCCTCAATGTCATCAGTATCATAGTTGTTGTTAATGTTCATATCTCTGTGTAATGGGTTCTGTAGAACACTCAAAAGAATTTGACTCATCATCTCTTCTGCCAATGTTGGTTGCAGGTGTACAACATCTGAGGGACGTGTTTTATAGGATGGGTTTGAATGACAAAGATATTGTCGCATTATCTGGGGGCCACACATTGGTAATCATATCTACAAAATTCTCATCTCTACTGAATATAGATATTTCTTATATCATATAACAAGACAATTTGGTTGGGTTTTGTTGCTGTAGGGAATGGCACATCCAGAGAGGTCAGGCTTTGAGGGACCTTGGACTAAGGAACCTTTGAAGTTTGACAATTCCTATTTTGTGTAAGATTTAAACCCTTGTTATCCTTCATTGTTTGGAGGTATACGCTAATCACATTATGTCTTAACACTTAAAATTGTAATCAGAGAGCTGCTAAAAGGAGAAACAAATGAGCTACTGCAGCTTCCCACGGACAAGGCCCTGTTGGAGGATCCTGAGTTCCGCCGCTATGTTGAGCTGTATGCAAAGGTATAATGGGTATTGTGTCTTAAGGACTACACAGTTTATATCATAAGAAGTATTGTGATGAGTAATGACAGATGTTTCTTTTATGTCATTTCCTGAGATTGAAGCTCTCCACGACTTCACAAAATGGATTATCTTTGTCATGGTTTCTTTTTGTTAATATAGACCTGAAACCTGGGGCCTAGATTTTAAACTCCAAGCACCATTGAAGTTTCCTGCTGGCCTGCAACTTATGTTACACGGATGCATGTGTTGTTGTCTGGACCTGCATAGGCACTAGGTGTCTGACTTGAACCCAGACAATAATTACCAGGGAGATTGtatacaacaaaaacaacaacattaatattaattattttaataattattagtgCTGGTAAGTTATCATGGTTGACCCAGCTTGCCCTAGGGATCTGTTTCCTTTAGATTCAAACTGAATGCTATGTTTCAGTTTATTATTTACCATCCGTTCTGTAAAATCAAAACATGGGCAACTCAAAACTGCGCAGTAATCCTCAAGAACTACATATGAAGAAGGTTTAGTAGTGATCCAAGTGGGTCTGATTTTTGGATTATAGTCAATATTAATTGCTCATCCCTAGACTCAAATTGATGCATTAATAGGCAAAGTAAATTCATAGCGTGAAAGTCCACTAACCTTTTGTggttattttcctttaaataagTAGTTTTTGTTGTGTTCTTTGGTTATGTAATTCCTTTCAGTTTGTGTTCTATCCCAGTCATTTCAGTTTGATGCATTGGTGGGTTGAGTGAATTGTTTGGGATGCAagatccatttttcttttatgcttCTGAAGACCAGCAGAACAACACATGTTAGTCTGTATACATGTTCGCACCATGTTATCCTTTCCAACCGAAATTTGGCTTGTAGGAACAAGTTTTTTCTCAAATCATTTCACAAAAAAAGTTTTTCAATGTCTTTTTGTACTAAGCCATAACTTCATGCTTTTTGGCGGCAGGATGAGGATGTGTTTTTCAGAGACTATGCAGAATCACACAAGAAGCTTTCAGAACTGGGGTTTACTCCAAAGTCTTCTGGTTCCAAAGCAGAGGTAAAGTGTGGTACCATATTGGCGCAAAGTGCAGTGGGAGTTGCTGTTGCTGCAGCTGTGGTGATCATCAGTTTCTTATATGAAGCTCACAGAAGAGTCCAGTAAATCAAAACTGGTTTGCTGGTCTCGGTGCTTGATTGGACTTGTCAGGCAATCCGTTCTATACACCTCAGTTGAATGAAGCTCATGTCTGCAAAATAGTGAACTGGTTATTCTATACTTCATTTGAATACGAATGTCATTTACGCTTAATTAGTGGCGGCATAATTGTTACCTAAGTGGGATATAGACCCACCAGTTAGTAAAAGATACAATTTGAACTGCTATCTTGGTTTCAGATATTGTAGTCAATATTATAAAGGCTGTATGGCCATTTACTTCTGCTGTAGCAAATTCAACTTCCTGGTATCTAAATGCGCAAAAGTAGCCACAATATTTGTGGGAGCCAGTTATAGTCATCTATTACAGGGTGGTTGGTAATCAGTTTCTATTACAGAGTTGACCCACCAGTTAGTAAAAGATACAATTTGAACTACTATCTTGGTTTCAGATATTGTAGTCAATATTATAAAGGCTAGAGTTGGGAGTGGGGGAAGAATGAGGATTAagtatcaaattttttttttttccggaaaAGGTGCAGATAGATGCCAGTAAGGATTACCCTGTGTACACTGTGGAGTCTGGACCTTCTGGTGAGTTCAAAAAATATTTAGATGTTTAAATTTTACTCAACTACCTATTTTATGGCTCTCTGCCCATTCTTGATGTGCCATACTGTTGAGACTTGGGGAGGAGGTGCTGCTTTTAAAATCTTCGCCCCAACTAAATTTCTTTGTAAGCTGGAAAGAATGATGTACTACTGGCTCAAGAACTGTCCCAATAAAATTATTGGATTGGAACAATTTCACTAATTAGATTAAGTATCTCTACACAAAAAATAGCTGACTAAACATAAAATTAGCTAGAAGGGCCATATAATGTTATAGATTTGCCCATCTTTTTCAGAAGAAATTAATGAATAAAATTATTAGAAGGAACTAAAATTAACTAAAATTATGAATGGAGCTGAGGAGAACAAGTTCATCTCCAAACCTAAAAACATTGACTACGAAAATTTTCTAAACCGGAATCTTAGCCGATGCTGATTTGAGTCATGCTCGGGGGCTAAGTGAGAGTGTAATATCCTGGAAAACTCTTAGCCTCTTGTCGATCTTTCTCTGGGATATCCCAGGATTATTAGAAGTGTCTACTGTCTTGGATGTTTCATTAGTTGAACCAAGAACCGCAGTTATGATGGCTTCTTCAAAGTCCATGCTATCTGGTAACAAGTCTGCCCACTTGCctgcattttcttcttctatcagAGTAGAGCACCTCCTAGCCTTGTGTTCTGGTTGTTCTGTTCCAATTGATGTAGCATGTCTTGTGTAGATCTCCCATTCGACTCCTCTGAGCAGAGAAGGCGCAACATGACCAGACCTTGTTCTCTTGAGTcgacccagaggatcgtgaaatTGGTCCTCACTTGGGTCTTTATTTAACTTCGATGAATAGAATGGTGGTGCATCAACCTTTAGTGAATTCCCAGATGGAATTGCAGGTTTTAAGCTTCTCTGGTTAGCTGTTCTGTTGGAATCTACATTCTCGTCCGCAAAATTATCTTGTTGTTTCGGCATCATTGCTGTTGTCATATTCACAGAGACACAGGGGAGGACCGAGGCCTCCTTGCAAGGCTGAGGTTGCCAAATTGAAGAAGAACCCAAGAAGTTATCAAAGAGCCGACTCTGTTCGACCTGGTCTACTCCCTTATTCATCATTTCTGATTCGAGGTCCCGAAGCATCTGTTGAGCCCTTTCAAAGGCTTTAAGATGGGAATCTACACCTCTTGGGCCATCTGCCATAGCCGGTTTAACTCGTCTGAGAGTTTCTTTTGCCTCTGCAATCCTCCCTTGTTTCATCAGGCAGATGCCCAAATTGCACATTTTGTTATTATCCTGTCCAATCAAAAGGGCCCGTCGGTAAGCCTCTTCTGCTTCAACATAGTTGTTCTGCTGCATAAGTGCCCAACCTAAGTTCCCCTGCAATATATATTCCCCTTCAATGTAATCATCAAGTAAGGAGTTTCGTAGAGAACAAAGTTAAAGGTAGAAGGGAATAAATTCTAACCAGCAAGCGAGTCGCTTCCTGCTCCACAGAAACTTGAAACTTCTTTCCTTGTGATCGAGCAGTTTTGGTACGCTTTCCATTGAACGCCATCCCTTGTAGAATCAAAAACAACTTGTGCTTCAAAAGTGCGATTTGATCATCCAATCTTCCACATCTCTGCAGAGTAGAGGCACCATTCTCTTCTCAATATATAAACTGTTTAATCTTACATAAGAGGCAAACTGAGTgttcaaagaaaagaatgaaaataagGAACCTTGTAAAGATCCAGGAGAATATTATCCAGAGACTCTTGGGCTTGCTCTGAACATCGACTTCTTAGTGACTTTATAGCTTCAATGGCTTCCTCGGCTCGATTTTGCTGTTTCATCACAATCGCCATGTCTTTCAGAGCACTGTCAACTCTGTCTCCAGCATTAATGGCAGCCCAAAACAGAGGAATCGCCCTTTCTGGGTCCTTGTCCACGAGCTGATCCACATAAAACAGAAAGTTTTAGGTTTCCATTAACTAAAACAGAAACAAAtgtagaagaataaaaaatttcaattgattttgGAGATATTGGGACAAGAAAAGCTAGCGGCTTGCCTGTACGTTTTTGGCCTTCACATACGGAGTGTCACCGACTGGGACCTTGTGCGTGACATGAAAAGAGTCGGAGCGAGTTCTGGAGACCCCGCTAGGTTTCACTGGTGAACAAGGAGCGGATTTGGAAGGTCTGAAACCTGTTGGGGCGTTCCATAGATCTTGCATCATCTTTACGAAAATGGTTTCTGCAGTTCGATCCAATGAGGAAGATCTATGGAAGATAAAGAATAACTTTCAGTGGTGAACTTAAAATGGATAACAACAGAGAGTAAACGGATGATAAGAGATTGGGACGAGTGAGGTTAGAGGTGTCAGTGATCCtgacacgagagagagagagagagagagggagagagagagagagtgaacaAGCGAACTGTTGATATTGTAGGGTTTTCGAATCCTTCGACCGTTGGAGAGTTACCGTTTTAAAAACTAGCCGttgctttgttttgttattCGAGCCTTGATGGAATAGAGACGAAAGGTCCACGAGGGAGGGCGTAAACACCCGTGATAACCCGGTGATGTAGAATCTTTAACCTATttaaccccccaccccccaaaaaaaaaaagctttaccCTATGGGGACAAGGGCGGATCAAGTTCACATACAAGAATGACCTTGATTTGTAGATTTataatcaattttctcttttttcatttaatagattataAATCCACGAATCAAGGACATACGAGAACATTTTCGTACATTCTCGTACATAAACTAGATCCATTCACTTTGGGAAGTAGTCACTGGATTATAATTTATGCTTGAAGAGTATGCTTCATAAgataaaataatgagaaaaatgatTCATCCTCCATATATGAGTGTGGGAGTTTGTATTTAGTAGATCTCCTTTTCTCTACATTCGTCCTCTCTCTCTAATATGCATGACTAAAATCCGATTGAGCTGTTctatagaaatatatatatatatataaaaaaaaaagggtgaagcAAGGCCAGATTGGGtctaattttttattgattttgatcAGGCTGAACTAGGCCGGGCTAACACTGACTAACTCAAGCCTTAATTGTATAACACCGGGAATGAAACTCAGTCTGATTATTCATTGGACTAACATACTCTTAAAAACTTATTTTAAActataattattaataaataataaggaTAGGGAAAAAATTGGGTACACCACCTATATATTGCAAACCAATGCCCGTTGTGTCAAAATTGGGTACACCACCTATATATTGCAAACCAATGCCCGTTGTCTCTCTTTTCCCCCCTATGAATGACTCCTCATATATGATGCCCTATCCTGTACCCCTATTGGTGTCACCTGCTGGTTTGCAGCACATGGACAAtatgcctatccctctcccttaatattttgaaaatttttacaaATTATTTACAAAACATACCATCAAACTACTTATAGAGTaatgaaataatattttaaaatttttatctcACAATTGGGTAAAGGTAAAATTCCTTACAGGGTTAAGGGTAAACAGTAAGCCCGTTACCTGACCTTACTCTACTCTTTTGCCACCCCTAGGTGCCAAGTGCAGATGTCTATCCTCGACAGGGATTGTCAAGCTCCGTAAATGGCCTAATACGGTTTATTATTACAGAACCGGCCCACTGGGGCTATTGATGGACCTGGCCAGGTTTATAGGTTTTCAGGAAATCTCGATGGGCCTGGGCTGCTAGCTCACTAACCAACAATCAACATAAGGGACATACTTATATGTGGGCTAATTGGTGGGCTGACCTCTCTGATGGGCTTCTATTTCAGTGATTTGAGCCGCTAGGCCCGCTACCCTTGGCTTGAGTCCAGTTATAATGTTGAATTATGGATCAAATGGAACTATCTTTGTTGCCATCAAGGCATGCTTTCATTATGAATGATTAAGAAAATCAGTTAAAATTTCAACTTTAGCATTTTTGGGGTAACATTGTTTTGATCATTAAAGATTTAATGATAAAAAAGTATTGGGACCGAGTTTTCCTTCTTCTATCACCCACGGTGAAGAGATAACCTCTTAATCCACGAGACCTGACCTTTCAGTTGAACTCAAGAAAGGTATTTTAGACCTTCACAAATAAGGGTGGGAGTCAATGATGGAACTCAATGTGTGATGAGTTGAATCAGAGTGTCAAATCACcttggatgaagagattctatatATCTTAACCATGGATGATAAAAAATTCTCCAAATTCTTATCATGAAGAGATGGAAtcaaaacttgacatgtgattaACCCAAGATAAATTTTCCCCTTTAAAGGTCAGTTTGACCAAAATGGCATCAAATTGGACTTTGTGTTAGAAttgagaaattttatttatCACATGCGTCTATTATTTAGGCAGAATGCTATAACCTAATGTCACTGAGGAATTGAAAACGGTCTCTGCCCATCATTTTTATAAAATGTATAATTAGCACTTTGCAGGTGAGTTCTTTGTTAAAGAATTTTGGGGCATTATCAACATAGGATTATATGCAAATAATagcaaaaaagagaaagaaaggtatTTGATTAAGAATGAGTGAACCCTCACCTACAAAGGAAACTGTAGTTATATATGATTgttgacccttttttttcttttcttttttctgttaatAGGAAGTAGATTCTCTTCACTCAATGGAGAGGGCATTATTGACTTCATATGATAGGAGGAGAGAGTAATTATGACCCTAGATGGGtgtattttttccttcatccacGGTGGACGGGTGGAGGAATACTTTGTCTATTTTTATATTTCGATTTGTGGTTAGTATTCTTtcacattaaaaagaaaaaaaaattaaggggtTGATTTGCATAATTACATTTTCTATTCCTCGTAATGTTGGCATTGAGTTGTTTATGTTTTATTAAGGTAATAACAAATTTTGAGGGCTTGTGCAACTTATTTTGATCAAAGTCAAATTAGATGAATAatgaatataatatatttttttaatagagaTATGCTCTATATGCAAAAATCTAAGGATAATGGATATAATTTATCAAAGCACAcattgtaccttttttttttattcaattgaaTTTTCCTTCTGGTGTGGAGTAGATAAATAATCTCTTCTCCGCTAGTGACATTACCATGTGATTGGACTTTTGGGTTCTCATTACACTCGCACCACTTATTAACAAAGTTGAAAATGCCCCTCCCTAATCTGTTAATGCAATGATACCAATAAGAatgtagagaaacttggtgtTTGCTTTGTTATTgcatcttttgtttttcttttaaaggaCATGAACTATTCTTACTTCATGCATCTAATCTAATGAAAAGTAATAGAATTCTAATAACTTCAGCCAATAATCCCTTGAAGAGTCTACCTAAAACCCCTAAACCACACACACTCTccccctaccaaaaaaaaaaaaaaaagaattgtaaGACAAGTTCCGTTTCCTTCttgaaattaaattttgataatAACCAACTGACCACGTGCCATAAACGTGACCGCCCTTAGCTTGACTCTCTAAATGGGCCACACAATATGGAACCTCACGTGGCAATTTAGGTAATATATAAaagtataaaataaataaattttgagtgAACATATCTTTCCATGTTTTTGGcacgcatttttttttttttgggtaaattttTTGGCATGGATTTGCTCAACAAAGAATGGTGAACTCTACAACATAAGAGCCacaaattaaattatttaaaagtCTTGATTCATGGCATGTCAattcaaaaaacaaatcaaaccaCAAGCTTGGAAAAATATGTCATGGAACCTAAGTCAACCAAGAACATAGATTAATAATAGAGGAGTAGATTTCTTTATAAACCAAACAACATTGTCCAACGTAGTAAATTTGCATACAATCCCCATATAGTCATATATCATAGTTTgagtaaaatatatatttatttcttcaaataaaaaaatcacatataTTATGTTTCAACTATATATTATTTACTTCTCGTAGTGACATTAGCTTTGTTCTCTACcaaagaaaaattcattttaaagtTTTGTTTATCACAAAAGTGATCAATTCCTCCACTAAGATTTAttcctattattttttaaaaagttTTGTTTATCATTAGTATTTTTAGATTAATGATCGAtagtaaaatataaaatatattaatataaaaaaatcttgttgtaatggaagagatgaaagaagtttcaccaccacccccacccactCTTAagataacaatttttttttggaatgagattaaatcataattttaatataaataGTACATTAAATGTTGCATATAATAACTttcaactttttgagaatcttTTTAACTCTTGCATTAAGAACGTACAACCATGTATCTTAGACTATGTACCACCGTAAGCATCAATAAAAGATCCTTATGGACTGTCAAGCCCTGGTCCGTTGCTTTACTGATGAAGTTCTAACCTCCACAACCAAGTCAAGCATCATGGTAGATATAAAGTTACTTTTGGAAAGGGCCAAAAGGTCTTGTTTTCCCCACTTGAAAGGAtaaagttttgttttttcttccatGTGAAGAGGTCTGAAAATGTATATGCCCACTTGATTGTAAAAATGGGCATTGACTTATCCTCATCTgggactttttttcttttggtaaatcatcTGGGACTTTGGGGCCTCCTTCCTTCAGGATGTTCTAAAgattataattatattttttgccCTTTGAggcttcataatttttttttttattgtgattttatgctaaaatgaatatatatatatatatataatgactTCAAAATCCACATGTGGGTGACGTGTAGATCACTTCCTATTTTTCATATAATAGATAAAGGTTTTCGGCTCTAGGTCTAGTTTTGCACACTAGTGTTGCCACTTGGCTGATTAGATGATGGTGTAATTTCTTTCACATGTTTATCTTAGTgacttcaaatcattccttatttgattattaaatttcacatTAATTTGCATCAAATCTCTTGGTTTGAAAATTAAACTAAAAAATCACATCTACAGGGTCATTACTAAAG is drawn from Macadamia integrifolia cultivar HAES 741 chromosome 7, SCU_Mint_v3, whole genome shotgun sequence and contains these coding sequences:
- the LOC122085172 gene encoding probable L-ascorbate peroxidase 4, peroxisomal isoform X1, with amino-acid sequence MAAPVVDAEYLKQIEKARRNLRGLISSKNCAPIMLRLAWHDAGTYDVKTNTGGPNGSIRNEEEYMHGSNNGLKKAIDLCEEVKAKHPKITYADLYQLAGVVAVEVTGGPTIDFVPGRKDSLASPKEGRLPDAKKGVQHLRDVFYRMGLNDKDIVALSGGHTLGMAHPERSGFEGPWTKEPLKFDNSYFVELLKGETNELLQLPTDKALLEDPEFRRYVELYAKDEDVFFRDYAESHKKLSELGFTPKSSGSKAEVKCGTILAQSAVGVAVAAAVVIISFLYEAHRRVQ
- the LOC122085172 gene encoding probable L-ascorbate peroxidase 4, peroxisomal isoform X2, encoding MLRLAWHDAGTYDVKTNTGGPNGSIRNEEEYMHGSNNGLKKAIDLCEEVKAKHPKITYADLYQLAGVVAVEVTGGPTIDFVPGRKDSLASPKEGRLPDAKKGVQHLRDVFYRMGLNDKDIVALSGGHTLGMAHPERSGFEGPWTKEPLKFDNSYFVELLKGETNELLQLPTDKALLEDPEFRRYVELYAKDEDVFFRDYAESHKKLSELGFTPKSSGSKAEVKCGTILAQSAVGVAVAAAVVIISFLYEAHRRVQ
- the LOC122083487 gene encoding protein POLLENLESS 3-LIKE 2-like — translated: MMQDLWNAPTGFRPSKSAPCSPVKPSGVSRTRSDSFHVTHKVPVGDTPYVKAKNVQLVDKDPERAIPLFWAAINAGDRVDSALKDMAIVMKQQNRAEEAIEAIKSLRSRCSEQAQESLDNILLDLYKRCGRLDDQIALLKHKLFLILQGMAFNGKRTKTARSQGKKFQVSVEQEATRLLGNLGWALMQQNNYVEAEEAYRRALLIGQDNNKMCNLGICLMKQGRIAEAKETLRRVKPAMADGPRGVDSHLKAFERAQQMLRDLESEMMNKGVDQVEQSRLFDNFLGSSSIWQPQPCKEASVLPCVSVNMTTAMMPKQQDNFADENVDSNRTANQRSLKPAIPSGNSLKVDAPPFYSSKLNKDPSEDQFHDPLGRLKRTRSGHVAPSLLRGVEWEIYTRHATSIGTEQPEHKARRCSTLIEEENAGKWADLLPDSMDFEEAIITAVLGSTNETSKTVDTSNNPGISQRKIDKRLRVFQDITLSLSPRA